One genomic region from Hyalangium ruber encodes:
- a CDS encoding RluA family pseudouridine synthase, whose translation METWVTFFEPRPAPHERDEAFPSPWDEHGPQGLARRAAEEMQAHLRKGFIAPGLPTATLEGPEGGKMFGVLVVQAPDGRIGYLRSFSGMLGGRWEVEGFVPPLFDREARAQVEPPGELTVKGLIARSEAFQSSAELRESRAAHAALEARHTEQRAELRARHEANRRARHARREALASAPALTEAGRREALHALDQESRGDKAERRRMEAAQEQELHAVEQGRARLERRLQALDRLRRIVCRALMRRIHDTYVVPNARGERRPLRALFTSGAPPSGTADCAGPKLLAHAFTHGLRPLALAEFWWGAPPSSGGRVSGAFYPACKDKCGPLLSFMLEGLRVAPSRAFAPPSLVDDTLPVLFEDAWMVVVDKPCGLLSVPGRDASVTDSVLARLRARYPHATGPLLVHRLDLDTSGLLVAALDPRTHASLQRQFLQREVHKRYVAWLDGPVRGERGTIELPMRVDLQDRPRQIHDPVHGKAAVTEWQVLERRGARTRVALFPRTGRTHQLRVHAAHPLGLGTPIVGDRLYGHPEGRLLLHAEALSFSHPATGQRLSFERPAPF comes from the coding sequence GTGGAGACGTGGGTCACCTTCTTCGAGCCGCGGCCGGCCCCGCACGAGCGGGACGAGGCCTTCCCGAGCCCCTGGGACGAGCATGGTCCGCAGGGGCTGGCGCGTCGGGCCGCGGAGGAGATGCAGGCGCACCTTCGGAAGGGCTTCATTGCCCCCGGCCTCCCCACCGCCACGCTCGAGGGCCCCGAGGGCGGCAAGATGTTCGGCGTCCTGGTCGTGCAGGCGCCGGACGGACGCATCGGCTACCTGCGCTCCTTCTCCGGCATGCTCGGCGGACGGTGGGAGGTGGAGGGCTTCGTCCCGCCACTCTTCGACCGCGAGGCGCGTGCTCAGGTGGAGCCTCCGGGCGAGCTGACAGTGAAGGGGCTGATCGCCCGCTCGGAGGCATTCCAATCCTCGGCGGAGCTTCGTGAGAGCCGCGCCGCGCATGCGGCACTGGAGGCTCGCCACACCGAACAACGCGCGGAGCTACGGGCTCGCCATGAAGCGAACCGGCGCGCTCGGCACGCCCGACGGGAGGCCCTCGCGTCCGCGCCTGCGCTCACGGAAGCCGGCAGGCGCGAGGCGCTCCATGCGCTCGATCAGGAGAGCCGAGGAGACAAGGCGGAGCGGCGCCGAATGGAGGCGGCCCAAGAGCAGGAACTGCATGCGGTGGAGCAGGGGAGGGCACGGCTCGAGCGGCGTCTGCAAGCCCTCGATCGTCTGCGGCGGATCGTCTGCCGCGCGCTCATGCGGCGCATCCACGACACCTATGTCGTCCCCAATGCTCGGGGCGAGCGCCGTCCCCTGCGGGCCCTGTTCACGTCCGGAGCGCCGCCCTCGGGGACGGCGGACTGCGCGGGCCCGAAGCTGCTCGCCCATGCCTTCACCCACGGCCTGCGCCCGCTCGCGCTGGCCGAGTTCTGGTGGGGTGCTCCCCCGTCCTCGGGCGGCCGCGTCTCCGGCGCGTTCTATCCCGCCTGCAAGGACAAGTGCGGGCCCCTGCTGTCGTTCATGCTGGAGGGCCTGCGGGTCGCTCCCTCCAGGGCCTTCGCGCCGCCGAGCCTCGTGGACGACACGCTGCCCGTCCTCTTCGAGGATGCGTGGATGGTAGTCGTCGACAAGCCCTGTGGCCTGCTCTCCGTGCCCGGGCGCGACGCCTCGGTGACAGACTCGGTGCTCGCCCGGCTGCGCGCCCGGTATCCGCACGCCACGGGCCCGCTCCTGGTACACCGCCTCGACCTGGACACCTCGGGGCTGCTCGTCGCGGCGCTCGATCCGCGGACGCACGCCTCTCTGCAGCGGCAGTTCCTCCAGCGCGAGGTCCACAAGCGCTATGTGGCCTGGCTCGACGGTCCGGTGCGCGGAGAGCGGGGGACCATCGAGCTGCCGATGCGCGTGGACCTCCAGGACCGGCCCCGGCAGATCCACGACCCCGTACATGGGAAGGCCGCGGTCACGGAGTGGCAGGTCCTCGAGCGTCGCGGAGCCCGCACGCGCGTGGCCCTCTTTCCCCGCACCGGCAGAACGCACCAGCTCCGGGTCCACGCGGCACACCCCCTGGGCCTGGGCACGCCCATCGTCGGAGACCGCCTCTATGGGCACCCGGAGGGGCGCCTGCTCCTGCACGCGGAGGCGCTCTCCTTCAGCCACCCAGCCACGGGCCAGCGGCTCTCCTTCGAGCGCCCCGCGCCGTTCTGA
- a CDS encoding double-CXXCG motif protein — translation MRFYWLRRVEHPRYSGGYDDEHKWGLPGIHCPLCQAIWSTAGLAFPSVDLSHVPEQEKYSARLEEDYSEFERLREQVRPLAPSGVQLQPGIKFGPLVGAARGEFGPLCLQISWMLLIRPEPLARLTIEGLQGLKGCRTEMRFRGKNPPALLELELLPRGRLHPDCLPADRLPPCTKCGRFGVKRPDEPILDTATLPSHLDLFRMEDLVTMIIATERFVEAVRRLGYEQDILFRELPLR, via the coding sequence ATGCGCTTCTACTGGCTGCGTCGTGTCGAGCATCCCCGCTATTCGGGTGGCTATGACGACGAGCACAAATGGGGCTTGCCTGGCATTCACTGTCCCTTGTGCCAGGCCATCTGGTCCACGGCAGGGCTTGCCTTCCCCTCCGTGGATTTGTCGCATGTCCCGGAGCAGGAGAAGTACTCCGCCCGATTGGAAGAGGACTACTCGGAGTTCGAGCGGCTCCGCGAGCAAGTACGCCCCCTGGCGCCCTCTGGCGTCCAGCTCCAGCCGGGAATCAAGTTCGGTCCTCTCGTAGGTGCTGCTCGGGGAGAGTTCGGTCCGCTTTGCCTTCAGATTTCCTGGATGCTGCTCATCAGGCCCGAGCCGCTGGCGCGCCTGACAATCGAGGGACTCCAGGGCTTGAAGGGCTGCCGCACGGAGATGCGCTTCCGCGGGAAGAACCCGCCAGCGCTCCTGGAGTTGGAACTGCTGCCACGCGGACGCCTTCATCCGGACTGTCTGCCTGCGGATCGTCTTCCCCCCTGCACGAAATGCGGGCGGTTCGGGGTGAAGCGGCCGGACGAGCCCATCCTGGACACGGCCACCCTGCCCAGCCACCTGGACCTGTTCAGAATGGAAGACCTCGTGACGATGATCATCGCCACCGAGCGCTTCGTGGAGGCCGTGCGCCGCCTGGGCTACGAGCAGGACATCCTCTTCCGCGAATTGCCCTTGCGCTGA
- a CDS encoding TIGR02269 family lipoprotein yields MRGFKEWCLFLACCLLAACVATRPIEGTDEGCEVASEAASFEQLCSEDGTLGVLCDESQCGAYRCREVVERLTAGQRVLARHLRPPLPTSPGQGGTSTRLPPLPSPGPGIERYRGSAQEVSGDTRPVFIIHWGPQPKSELLPSQKQLLAEAEAYRKKPHEGHHIYPQAFRQWFTEKGIDIDAYILPLEVPEHRRIHRGANGGPWNAAWDKFINENPGAPKEEIHRHAGQLIYEFGLFGVILPYKLWTLHPPPFRNP; encoded by the coding sequence ATGCGCGGCTTCAAGGAGTGGTGCCTGTTCTTGGCGTGCTGCCTGCTGGCGGCCTGTGTAGCCACCCGGCCCATCGAGGGCACCGACGAGGGCTGCGAGGTGGCTTCGGAAGCAGCCTCGTTCGAGCAGCTCTGTTCCGAAGACGGCACCCTGGGGGTGTTGTGCGATGAGAGCCAGTGTGGCGCGTACCGCTGCCGTGAGGTCGTGGAGCGCCTGACGGCGGGGCAGAGGGTGCTCGCCCGCCATCTACGGCCCCCATTGCCCACCAGCCCGGGACAAGGGGGAACGAGTACCAGGCTTCCCCCGCTGCCCAGTCCGGGGCCGGGAATCGAGCGCTACCGGGGCAGTGCCCAGGAAGTGTCCGGTGATACCCGGCCGGTGTTCATCATCCACTGGGGACCTCAACCCAAGTCCGAGCTGCTGCCCAGCCAGAAACAACTGCTGGCCGAAGCCGAGGCCTACCGCAAGAAGCCCCACGAGGGGCACCATATCTACCCGCAGGCCTTCAGGCAGTGGTTCACCGAGAAGGGCATCGATATTGATGCGTACATCCTTCCGCTGGAGGTGCCAGAGCACCGGCGCATCCACCGAGGCGCGAATGGTGGCCCGTGGAATGCGGCGTGGGACAAGTTCATCAACGAAAATCCCGGGGCCCCAAAAGAGGAGATACACCGGCATGCAGGACAGCTCATCTACGAGTTCGGCCTGTTCGGCGTCATCCTCCCGTACAAGCTTTGGACCCTGCACCCACCGCCATTCCGGAACCCCTGA
- a CDS encoding aldo/keto reductase yields MRKNTEERPAIQAPLKATDQRRPGPSRREVLVGAGGIAGAAILANMTGCATSTRSPSPQGVETSADARAVRSLGPLKVSALGLGCMNLTGTYGPRLERAQAVALIRAAYDRGVTLFDTAELYGPFFSEEVVGEALADLRQRVTIATKFGYEIDPVTRQVCGLNSRPAQIRRSAEGSLRRLRAETIELFYQHRVDPAVPIEDVAGAVQDLIREGKVRHFGLSEAGAATIRRAHAVQPVAVVTNEYSVWTRDPEHEVLPVCEELGIGFSPWSPLGPGFLTGTVTEATPLDASTDIRARYNFPRFTVEARRANRPIVELLRRIGDRHQASPGQVSLAWLLAKKPWVVPIPGTTSLKHLDENLGATRVRLDAEDVRELDAAAARLGVVGARFPPEVLSLSDTGAVLGTSSLGGHGKSPLPEPAR; encoded by the coding sequence ATGCGCAAGAACACCGAAGAAAGGCCTGCCATCCAGGCCCCGCTGAAGGCGACCGACCAGCGGCGTCCCGGGCCGAGTCGTCGTGAGGTCCTCGTCGGCGCGGGCGGCATCGCTGGCGCCGCCATCCTGGCGAACATGACGGGCTGCGCGACGTCCACGCGCTCTCCGTCACCACAAGGCGTCGAGACGTCAGCGGATGCGCGAGCCGTCCGCAGCCTTGGGCCGCTTAAGGTTTCGGCCCTGGGGTTGGGGTGCATGAACCTCACCGGCACCTATGGTCCTCGGCTCGAGCGGGCGCAGGCCGTCGCGCTCATCCGCGCGGCGTACGACCGTGGCGTCACCCTCTTCGATACGGCGGAGCTCTACGGGCCGTTCTTCAGCGAAGAGGTCGTGGGCGAAGCGCTTGCGGACCTTCGGCAGCGCGTCACGATTGCGACGAAGTTCGGATACGAAATTGACCCGGTCACGAGGCAGGTCTGCGGCCTCAACAGTCGCCCCGCACAGATAAGGCGCAGCGCAGAGGGGTCGCTTCGGCGGCTCCGAGCGGAGACAATCGAGCTGTTCTATCAACATCGGGTGGACCCGGCTGTTCCGATCGAGGACGTCGCCGGCGCGGTGCAGGACCTTATTCGAGAAGGGAAGGTCCGGCACTTCGGGCTGTCGGAGGCGGGTGCCGCGACCATCCGGCGCGCGCATGCCGTTCAGCCCGTGGCCGTCGTCACGAACGAGTACTCGGTCTGGACGCGAGATCCCGAGCACGAGGTGCTGCCTGTCTGCGAGGAGCTCGGCATTGGCTTCTCGCCCTGGAGCCCGCTCGGCCCGGGGTTCTTGACTGGGACGGTCACGGAAGCCACGCCGCTGGACGCGAGCACCGATATCCGCGCCCGCTACAACTTCCCCCGCTTCACGGTCGAGGCGCGCCGAGCCAATCGACCCATCGTGGAGCTGCTCCGCCGAATCGGTGACCGCCACCAGGCGAGCCCCGGTCAGGTTTCGCTCGCGTGGCTTCTCGCGAAGAAGCCCTGGGTCGTCCCAATCCCAGGGACAACGAGCTTGAAACACCTCGACGAGAACCTTGGCGCCACGCGCGTCCGGCTGGACGCGGAGGACGTCAGGGAACTCGACGCTGCCGCCGCCCGCCTCGGGGTCGTGGGCGCCCGCTTCCCTCCAGAGGTGCTCTCCCTCAGTGACACCGGCGCGGTTCTCGGGACGAGCTCTTTGGGTGGCCACGGCAAATCGCCCCTGCCAGAGCCCGCGCGTTAG
- a CDS encoding SDR family oxidoreductase: MSKDLVGKVILVTGATDGIGKAAATEFAKRGASLTIVGRNREKTAQVLAELKQVSGNEDIDMLLCDLSRMADVKRAAKEFRSKRDRLDVLVNNAGATFKKPTMGPDGVELTFALNHLAYFQMTSELLDLIRATPGARVVSTSSGMQARGNLDLQRTPTSVEGWGPSAYAASKLANVVFTKELQRRLSGTTATANCFEPGAVRTQFGGFGSDQGFLLNIVYTLAKPFSSTPEQGADSLIWLATSPEAASLKGEYVSKRRPVTPNKQALDEKLAADLWTLSEKLCAQATARPA, encoded by the coding sequence ATGAGCAAAGACCTCGTAGGCAAAGTCATCCTCGTCACCGGCGCGACCGACGGCATCGGCAAGGCCGCCGCGACCGAGTTCGCGAAGCGCGGCGCCAGCCTCACCATCGTCGGCCGCAATAGGGAGAAGACCGCGCAGGTCCTCGCCGAGCTCAAGCAGGTGAGCGGGAACGAGGACATCGACATGCTCCTCTGCGACCTATCCCGCATGGCGGACGTGAAGCGGGCCGCGAAGGAGTTCCGGTCGAAGCGCGACCGACTGGACGTCCTCGTGAACAACGCGGGCGCGACCTTCAAGAAGCCCACGATGGGCCCTGACGGGGTTGAGCTGACGTTCGCGCTCAATCACCTTGCGTACTTCCAGATGACGTCGGAACTGCTCGACCTCATTCGGGCGACGCCGGGCGCTCGCGTCGTCTCGACCTCGAGCGGGATGCAAGCCCGCGGCAATCTCGACCTCCAGCGGACGCCGACCTCGGTGGAAGGCTGGGGGCCAAGCGCCTACGCGGCGTCGAAGCTCGCGAACGTCGTCTTCACGAAGGAGCTCCAGCGGCGGCTGTCCGGAACCACCGCAACGGCGAACTGCTTCGAGCCCGGCGCCGTCCGCACGCAGTTCGGTGGTTTCGGTTCAGACCAGGGCTTCCTCCTGAACATCGTCTACACCCTGGCGAAGCCGTTCTCGAGCACGCCCGAGCAGGGCGCCGACTCGCTCATCTGGCTGGCCACATCGCCGGAGGCGGCCTCCCTCAAAGGAGAGTACGTCTCTAAGCGCCGTCCGGTGACGCCCAACAAGCAGGCGCTGGACGAGAAGCTGGCCGCCGACCTCTGGACGCTGAGCGAGAAGTTGTGCGCGCAGGCGACCGCGCGCCCGGCGTGA
- a CDS encoding TVP38/TMEM64 family protein, which translates to MTPAPRSLRSARIAAVLVVLLMLASAYHFGLLARVDEPKALADALVAMGPLGYLVFVLAYAVLQPFGVPGTVFIVAAPLIWPWPTAFALSMVGTMAASVVGFAFARFVARDWVASRIPSRLRKYEASLERSAFRMVVLLRLMLWMPQPLHWFFGVSRVGFWTHFWGSIIGYAPPLLVVSYLGAELFDASGNLQPGAWPIMAGLLAASISIALLAHLAERRRSSSRARDSASDPTSSSRFTNPQRSNP; encoded by the coding sequence ATGACCCCGGCGCCTCGCTCGCTCCGAAGCGCACGCATCGCCGCCGTCCTAGTGGTGCTGCTCATGCTCGCCAGCGCCTACCACTTCGGGCTTCTGGCTCGGGTTGATGAGCCGAAGGCCCTCGCCGACGCGCTCGTCGCGATGGGGCCGCTGGGCTACCTCGTCTTCGTCCTCGCGTACGCCGTGCTGCAGCCCTTCGGGGTCCCGGGGACGGTCTTCATCGTCGCGGCGCCGCTCATCTGGCCGTGGCCCACGGCGTTCGCGCTGTCGATGGTCGGAACGATGGCCGCGAGCGTGGTGGGGTTCGCCTTCGCCCGCTTTGTGGCGAGGGACTGGGTCGCGTCGCGCATCCCCTCTCGGCTCCGCAAGTACGAGGCGTCCCTGGAGCGAAGCGCCTTCCGGATGGTCGTCCTCCTCCGGCTCATGCTCTGGATGCCGCAGCCTCTGCACTGGTTCTTCGGGGTGTCGCGGGTCGGCTTCTGGACCCACTTCTGGGGCTCGATAATCGGCTACGCGCCGCCGCTGCTTGTCGTGAGCTACCTCGGCGCCGAGCTCTTCGACGCCTCCGGGAACCTCCAGCCAGGCGCGTGGCCCATCATGGCGGGCCTGCTCGCGGCGTCTATCTCCATCGCCCTGTTGGCCCACCTCGCGGAGCGGCGCCGCAGCTCATCGCGAGCGCGCGACAGCGCCAGCGACCCAACCAGCAGTTCACGCTTCACCAACCCGCAGAGGAGCAACCCATGA
- a CDS encoding TetR/AcrR family transcriptional regulator, whose amino-acid sequence MKDDEAAARREKIVAAAQWCFLNFGFSKTAFEDIAKRSKLSRTLLYKVFKDKEDIFKAVFEDWLVSRHPAAKAAAAGPGTSLERLLEVCRLIALDPWAEMVSAPMGREFFEACDRIDPKLDARHRKVAHECVATILRDDASAEVFLLALDGLLADAPTPKTLEKRTRLLAARFVAAIKETEKQQ is encoded by the coding sequence TTGAAAGACGACGAAGCAGCAGCGCGGCGCGAAAAGATTGTGGCCGCCGCGCAGTGGTGCTTCCTCAACTTCGGCTTTTCGAAGACCGCCTTCGAAGACATCGCGAAGCGCTCCAAGCTCTCTCGGACGCTTTTGTACAAAGTCTTCAAGGACAAAGAGGACATCTTCAAGGCGGTCTTTGAGGACTGGCTCGTTTCGCGGCACCCAGCGGCGAAAGCGGCAGCCGCTGGGCCCGGCACCTCTCTCGAGCGGTTGCTCGAGGTCTGCCGCCTGATCGCACTCGATCCATGGGCCGAGATGGTCAGCGCGCCGATGGGCCGAGAATTCTTCGAGGCGTGTGACCGCATTGATCCGAAGCTCGACGCTCGGCATCGGAAGGTCGCGCACGAGTGCGTCGCGACCATTCTGCGCGACGACGCGAGCGCCGAGGTCTTTCTCCTCGCCCTCGACGGCCTGCTCGCGGACGCCCCAACACCGAAAACCCTCGAGAAGCGGACGCGCCTGCTGGCAGCCCGTTTCGTCGCGGCCATCAAGGAAACGGAGAAACAACAGTGA
- a CDS encoding MBL fold metallo-hydrolase: MKVFGSKARGTRLERIQSSPRYVNGTFQNTPVPGPGEEGAAMLPMLAEYLFGGDRRVPSAPLPMVNPLDGWRRPPDTGLRATWLGHSTVLLEIDGTRVLTDPVWGQRVSPLSFAGPKRFHPAPVEIEQLPALDAILVSHDHYDHLDYPSIQRLLSTGAPFVTSLGVGAHLEAWGVPTERIFELDWWESVQLGDLSITAAPSRHFSGRGLVSRNRTLWSSLVVRGPRHSVFFSGDTGLTPEYAEIRERLGAFDLVMLEVGAWHPGFSHIHLGAENALRAHALLGGGALLPVHWGTFNLAIHSWDEPAETLVKAASAGAPLVMPRLGQPIEPARVESVDAWWREVEQTAIAAPVPTAAFTQAID; encoded by the coding sequence ATGAAGGTCTTTGGCAGCAAAGCCCGCGGCACTCGCCTCGAGCGCATCCAGTCGTCCCCCCGCTATGTGAACGGCACCTTCCAGAACACCCCGGTCCCGGGGCCGGGGGAGGAGGGAGCGGCGATGCTCCCGATGCTCGCGGAGTACCTGTTCGGGGGCGATCGACGAGTCCCGTCGGCGCCGCTTCCCATGGTCAATCCGCTGGACGGGTGGCGGCGCCCGCCGGACACCGGGCTGAGGGCGACTTGGCTCGGACACTCGACGGTGCTGCTCGAGATTGACGGGACGCGCGTGCTCACGGACCCGGTCTGGGGGCAGCGCGTCTCGCCGCTGTCCTTCGCAGGCCCGAAGCGGTTCCACCCCGCTCCGGTGGAGATTGAGCAACTGCCCGCGCTCGACGCCATCCTCGTCTCTCACGACCACTACGACCATCTCGACTACCCGAGCATTCAGCGCCTGCTCTCGACCGGCGCCCCGTTCGTCACCTCTCTGGGCGTCGGCGCCCATCTGGAGGCGTGGGGCGTGCCGACGGAGCGGATCTTCGAGTTGGACTGGTGGGAGTCCGTTCAGCTCGGCGACCTCTCCATCACGGCGGCGCCCTCGCGGCACTTCTCGGGACGGGGCCTGGTCTCACGCAATCGAACCCTGTGGTCGTCTCTCGTCGTCCGAGGACCTCGGCACTCCGTCTTCTTCAGCGGCGACACGGGGCTCACCCCGGAGTACGCGGAGATTCGCGAGCGGCTCGGCGCCTTCGACCTCGTGATGCTCGAGGTCGGCGCATGGCACCCGGGTTTCAGCCACATTCACCTGGGAGCCGAAAACGCGCTCCGCGCGCACGCGCTGTTGGGTGGAGGCGCGCTGCTCCCCGTCCACTGGGGCACTTTCAATCTCGCGATTCATTCCTGGGACGAGCCCGCCGAGACGCTCGTCAAGGCTGCGTCGGCGGGCGCGCCCCTCGTGATGCCGAGGCTCGGTCAGCCCATCGAACCGGCCAGGGTGGAGTCCGTCGACGCATGGTGGCGCGAGGTGGAGCAGACGGCCATCGCCGCGCCCGTCCCGACCGCGGCCTTCACCCAGGCGATCGACTGA
- a CDS encoding DUF1552 domain-containing protein — MFSRRTVLKGMAAGLFAPYFHDVYAQSSALPARLVLVLECNGVYPRALLSTGTRAALGGRANTSDRLFWDAYKDTPLVREGDNLASAISLGPLAASSGNIDLVNRSAVLLGLSNLIAGGGHSSGTGGLSCAVNGAGGTFDAVIAPRLRRGAPFDVLRLGTSSARVSIVYETCALGPRKPAGIIVNPSLAFDSTFGSLLGGSTNGRDRKMLFDFALADSRKALAEFRGNSNERLKLERYLSSLESLRTREDQLAGMADRVRPYLPLAPKDNPLLTGAGSPPDSLKWFEAQFQIATAALLGGLTNTVVLATGTSGFDVAYGPDVSDIPRHSLQHGLDAGQNWDRVAEVTRRHVQLVANLARTLAATPEVGASGSMLDHTAIVFMSDNGEQHHSTSREWPKLVVGGNALGLKTDGRTVVYPKYDAARNRQVSNLFNTLGHAFGDADFNTFGQEGSTRIAPGPLGELYG, encoded by the coding sequence ATGTTCTCGCGACGAACCGTCCTGAAGGGCATGGCCGCCGGCCTCTTCGCGCCCTACTTCCACGACGTCTACGCCCAGTCGTCAGCGTTGCCGGCGCGCCTGGTGCTGGTCCTCGAGTGCAATGGCGTCTACCCCCGCGCGCTCCTGAGCACGGGCACCCGCGCGGCGCTGGGGGGACGCGCCAACACCTCCGACCGCCTCTTCTGGGACGCGTACAAGGACACGCCGCTGGTGCGTGAGGGGGACAATCTCGCCAGCGCGATCAGTCTCGGGCCGCTGGCGGCGTCTTCCGGCAACATCGACCTGGTGAACCGCTCCGCCGTGCTGCTGGGGCTCTCGAACCTCATCGCGGGCGGCGGGCACTCCAGCGGGACGGGCGGGCTGAGCTGCGCGGTGAACGGCGCGGGCGGGACCTTCGACGCGGTGATCGCACCTCGCCTGCGCCGGGGGGCACCGTTCGACGTGCTGCGCCTGGGCACCAGCTCCGCGCGCGTGTCGATCGTGTACGAAACCTGCGCGCTCGGACCCCGCAAGCCCGCGGGCATCATCGTCAACCCGTCGCTCGCGTTCGACAGCACCTTCGGCTCGCTGCTCGGCGGCTCGACGAATGGGCGCGATCGCAAGATGCTCTTCGACTTCGCGCTGGCCGACTCGCGCAAGGCGCTGGCGGAGTTCAGGGGCAACTCCAACGAGCGGCTGAAACTGGAGCGCTACCTCTCCTCGCTCGAGTCGCTGCGCACGCGGGAGGATCAGCTCGCGGGCATGGCGGACCGCGTGCGGCCCTACCTGCCGCTGGCGCCGAAGGACAACCCGCTCCTCACCGGCGCGGGCTCACCGCCCGACTCGCTGAAGTGGTTCGAGGCGCAGTTCCAGATCGCCACGGCGGCCCTCCTGGGCGGGCTGACGAACACGGTCGTGCTGGCGACGGGCACCTCGGGCTTCGACGTGGCCTACGGCCCGGACGTGAGCGACATCCCGCGACACAGCTTGCAGCACGGCCTGGATGCGGGGCAGAACTGGGATCGCGTCGCCGAGGTCACCCGCCGCCACGTGCAGTTGGTGGCGAACCTGGCGAGGACGCTGGCCGCCACGCCCGAGGTCGGCGCGAGCGGCTCGATGCTGGATCACACGGCGATCGTCTTCATGTCCGACAACGGCGAGCAGCACCACTCCACCTCGCGTGAGTGGCCGAAGCTCGTGGTGGGCGGCAACGCGCTGGGTCTGAAGACCGACGGGCGCACGGTCGTGTACCCGAAGTACGACGCGGCCCGGAACCGGCAGGTCTCCAACCTCTTCAACACGCTCGGCCACGCGTTCGGAGACGCGGACTTCAACACCTTCGGGCAGGAGGGCAGCACGCGCATCGCGCCGGGACCGCTGGGCGAGCTGTATGGCTGA